One region of Flavobacterium sp. KACC 22763 genomic DNA includes:
- a CDS encoding phosphatidylserine decarboxylase family protein, translating into MFHKEGGPSILLGTVFTVAVLLIAERFIDINWLRMLIQIAALVILIIILQFFRNPKRIAVRNSDHILAPVDGKVVVIEEVYEGEYFKDKRLQVSIFMSPINVHVTRYAMDGIIKFSKYHPGKFLVAWHPKASEENERTTVVIENETFGAILYRQIAGALARRIVNYAKEGMQVVQGTDAGFIKFGSRVDLFLPLGTPINVELNQKAIGGKTIIATKA; encoded by the coding sequence ATGTTTCATAAAGAGGGAGGCCCGTCCATTTTATTAGGTACTGTATTTACTGTAGCTGTACTTTTAATTGCTGAAAGATTTATAGATATCAATTGGCTTAGAATGCTTATTCAAATTGCAGCGCTTGTAATTTTGATTATTATTTTACAATTCTTTAGAAATCCTAAGAGAATTGCAGTTAGAAACAGCGATCACATCCTAGCTCCTGTTGATGGAAAAGTGGTGGTTATCGAAGAAGTTTATGAAGGAGAATATTTTAAAGATAAGCGTTTACAAGTTTCTATTTTTATGTCACCAATCAATGTGCACGTAACACGTTACGCTATGGACGGTATTATTAAATTTAGCAAATATCATCCTGGTAAATTCTTAGTTGCTTGGCACCCAAAAGCAAGTGAGGAAAACGAAAGAACTACTGTAGTAATCGAAAACGAAACTTTCGGTGCTATTTTATACAGACAAATTGCTGGTGCTTTGGCTCGTAGAATTGTAAACTATGCCAAAGAAGGAATGCAGGTAGTTCAAGGAACTGACGCTGGTTTTATTAAATTTGGATCAAGAGTAGATTTATTTTTACCCTTAGGCACACCAATAAATGTTGAGTTAAATCAGAAAGCAATTGGTGGAAAAACAATTATTGCTACAAAAGCATAA
- the rsfS gene encoding ribosome silencing factor → MAKKTINNDVLLANIIKGIEEVKGNDIDILDLRDIDTAVCDYFVICNGSSNTQVNAIVNSIQKIVSKDLKDKPWHVEGTDNAEWVLMDYVHIVVHVFQKHIREYYNIESLWGDAKITSIENKY, encoded by the coding sequence ATGGCGAAAAAGACTATTAATAATGATGTTCTACTGGCGAACATAATCAAAGGGATTGAGGAAGTAAAAGGAAATGATATCGACATTCTTGACTTAAGAGATATAGATACTGCTGTATGCGACTATTTTGTTATTTGCAACGGTAGCTCAAACACCCAAGTTAACGCCATCGTAAACTCAATTCAAAAAATTGTATCAAAAGACTTAAAAGATAAACCTTGGCACGTAGAAGGAACCGATAACGCAGAATGGGTTTTAATGGACTATGTACATATTGTGGTACACGTTTTCCAAAAACATATTCGCGAATATTACAACATCGAAAGCCTTTGGGGCGATGCCAAAATAACTTCAATCGAGAACAAATACTAA
- a CDS encoding acyl-CoA-binding protein — protein MADKDLDIRFAKAVEVAMTMTQATLPQDVQLRLYAFYKQATFGTAVYNQSQNFDLRDAFKTNAWMQISHMSVDEAKENYIEIINSLTSK, from the coding sequence ATGGCTGATAAAGATTTAGATATTCGCTTTGCTAAAGCCGTAGAAGTCGCAATGACAATGACTCAGGCTACGCTGCCACAAGACGTGCAGTTAAGGCTTTATGCTTTTTACAAACAGGCTACCTTTGGAACAGCAGTTTACAATCAATCTCAAAATTTTGATTTACGAGATGCATTTAAAACGAATGCCTGGATGCAGATAAGCCATATGTCTGTAGACGAAGCCAAAGAAAACTATATCGAGATCATCAATTCATTAACATCAAAATAA
- the ftsH gene encoding ATP-dependent zinc metalloprotease FtsH: MAKDNNPNPNKFKISPWLIYTAILLVFLFISFATGGSSLSEPAQLTSSKFNTLLEKGQIEKVIVYNKAEAEVYLNAAALKDPANKKVAEDIFKQPNKGPHYTLEIGNDQIFQTKLEKAVNEHKLKDYNFLQKNNWSDILISLLPIIIIVGVWIFIMRKMSGGGAGGGGQIFNIGKSKAKLFDEKTDIKTTFKDVAGLEGAKEEIQEIVEFLKNPEKYTNLGGKIPKGALLVGPPGTGKTLLAKAVAGEAQVPFFSLSGSDFVEMFVGVGASRVRDLFKQAKEKSPAIIFIDEIDAVGRARGKSNMSGGNDERENTLNQLLTEMDGFGTNSNVIVLAATNRADVLDKALMRAGRFDRQIFVDLPDIRERAEIFKVHLAPIKKVEGLDLDFLAKQTPGFSGADIANVCNEAALIAARNNKAAVDRQDFLDAVDRIIGGLEKKNKIITPDEKRAIAIHEAGHATVSWMLEHAAPLIKVTIVPRGQSLGAAWYLPEERQIVRTDQMLDEMCATMGGRAAEKVTFDRISTGALSDLEKVTRQARAMVTIYGLNDKIGNVTYYDSTGQSEYNFSKPYSDETAKIIDKEISDLIEGQYQRAIQILEENKDKLNQLADILIEKEVIFKDDLENIFGKRTFDKNLEEVVS, encoded by the coding sequence ATGGCTAAAGATAATAATCCAAATCCGAATAAATTTAAAATAAGTCCTTGGTTAATATACACCGCAATACTTTTAGTTTTTTTATTCATAAGTTTTGCCACAGGAGGATCAAGCTTAAGCGAACCTGCTCAATTAACTTCTTCTAAATTCAACACCCTTTTAGAAAAAGGCCAGATTGAAAAAGTAATTGTTTACAATAAAGCAGAAGCTGAGGTATATTTGAATGCTGCGGCTCTTAAAGACCCAGCAAATAAAAAGGTAGCTGAAGATATTTTCAAACAGCCAAACAAAGGTCCACACTATACTTTGGAAATTGGTAATGATCAAATCTTTCAGACTAAACTTGAAAAAGCAGTTAACGAACACAAACTAAAAGATTATAATTTCCTTCAAAAAAATAACTGGAGCGATATTTTAATCAGCTTACTTCCTATCATCATCATTGTTGGTGTATGGATTTTCATTATGCGTAAAATGTCTGGCGGAGGCGCTGGAGGTGGCGGACAGATTTTCAATATTGGAAAATCTAAAGCTAAACTTTTTGACGAAAAAACAGACATTAAAACTACGTTTAAAGATGTTGCAGGTTTAGAAGGTGCTAAAGAAGAAATTCAAGAAATTGTTGAATTCCTTAAAAACCCAGAAAAATATACAAACCTAGGAGGTAAAATTCCAAAAGGAGCTTTATTGGTAGGACCTCCGGGAACTGGTAAAACTTTATTGGCAAAAGCCGTTGCTGGTGAAGCGCAAGTACCGTTCTTCTCTCTTTCTGGTTCAGATTTCGTAGAGATGTTTGTAGGGGTTGGTGCTTCACGTGTACGTGACTTATTCAAACAAGCTAAAGAAAAATCTCCTGCTATTATCTTCATTGATGAGATCGATGCTGTTGGTAGAGCAAGAGGAAAAAGCAATATGTCAGGCGGAAACGACGAAAGAGAAAATACTTTGAACCAATTACTAACAGAAATGGACGGTTTTGGTACAAACTCTAACGTAATTGTTTTGGCAGCAACCAACAGAGCTGACGTTCTAGACAAAGCTTTAATGCGTGCTGGACGTTTTGACAGACAAATTTTTGTTGACTTACCAGACATTCGCGAAAGAGCTGAAATCTTCAAAGTGCACTTAGCTCCTATCAAAAAAGTTGAAGGTCTAGATTTAGATTTCTTAGCAAAACAAACTCCAGGTTTCTCCGGTGCTGATATTGCTAATGTTTGTAACGAAGCCGCATTAATTGCTGCAAGAAACAACAAAGCAGCAGTTGACAGACAAGATTTCCTTGATGCTGTAGATAGAATTATTGGTGGTCTTGAAAAGAAAAACAAAATTATCACTCCAGACGAAAAAAGAGCAATTGCAATTCACGAAGCGGGTCACGCTACTGTAAGCTGGATGTTAGAGCATGCTGCACCACTTATTAAAGTAACTATAGTACCACGTGGGCAAAGTTTAGGAGCTGCATGGTATTTGCCAGAAGAGAGACAAATCGTTAGAACTGATCAAATGTTAGACGAAATGTGTGCTACTATGGGTGGTAGAGCTGCTGAAAAAGTAACTTTTGACAGAATTTCTACTGGTGCATTAAGCGATTTAGAAAAAGTAACTCGTCAAGCTCGCGCAATGGTAACTATATACGGATTGAACGATAAAATCGGAAACGTGACGTATTACGATTCAACTGGACAGAGTGAATATAATTTCTCTAAACCATATTCTGACGAAACTGCAAAAATTATTGACAAAGAAATTTCAGATTTAATCGAAGGTCAATACCAAAGAGCAATTCAGATATTAGAAGAAAATAAAGACAAGTTAAACCAACTTGCTGATATTCTGATTGAAAAAGAAGTAATTTTTAAAGATGACTTAGAAAACATCTTCGGAAAACGTACTTTTGATAAAAATTTAGAAGAGGTAGTTTCATAA
- a CDS encoding biotin--[acetyl-CoA-carboxylase] ligase translates to MKLIKLDAIDSTNDFLKALASQDELENFTTVTAENQTKGKGQVGGVWKTEEGKNLTMSVLVKDFLFTNDEVFNLSLVVSLSVAEVLKTLNIPDICIKWPNDILSYNKKLVGILIENTLKSDGRIVSVAGIGINVNQTDFSELPTASSMSVIAGKTFDKEELAILIVEKLKEKIQLWNTSAKIFWDDYFNFLFKKGVPTAFRDNNDQDFMGIIQGVSPIGKLQVLLEDDSVVEFEIKEVKMLY, encoded by the coding sequence ATGAAACTAATCAAACTCGATGCCATAGATTCTACAAATGACTTCCTGAAGGCTTTGGCAAGTCAAGATGAACTGGAGAATTTTACAACGGTAACAGCTGAAAATCAGACAAAAGGAAAGGGGCAAGTTGGTGGTGTATGGAAGACTGAAGAAGGTAAAAACTTAACTATGAGCGTTTTGGTTAAAGATTTTCTGTTTACCAATGATGAAGTTTTCAATTTAAGCCTTGTTGTTTCGTTATCGGTTGCAGAGGTGTTAAAAACATTAAATATTCCTGATATTTGTATTAAATGGCCAAACGACATTCTGTCATACAATAAGAAGTTAGTTGGCATATTAATCGAAAATACCTTAAAAAGTGATGGCAGGATCGTGTCAGTTGCCGGAATCGGGATCAATGTTAACCAAACTGATTTTAGCGAATTGCCAACAGCTTCTTCTATGTCAGTGATTGCAGGGAAGACTTTCGATAAAGAAGAATTAGCAATTCTAATAGTTGAAAAGCTAAAAGAGAAGATCCAATTGTGGAATACCTCAGCAAAGATTTTTTGGGACGATTACTTTAATTTTTTGTTTAAAAAAGGAGTTCCAACAGCATTCAGAGATAATAATGACCAAGATTTCATGGGAATCATTCAAGGCGTTTCTCCGATTGGTAAACTGCAGGTTTTATTAGAAGATGATTCTGTGGTAGAATTTGAAATCAAAGAAGTTAAGATGCTTTATTGA
- a CDS encoding lactate utilization protein B/C, which produces MNFFKKIFGSSEAASDEANESEYAGTSAQNSHLSLDEQFIFNFKKNGGKFLYCENMGEVSEQFENILEENDWFEQEVLCYEPALFSLLDENKLFYIAPVKPKFLLASCENLIADEGSILFSSKQIRQNKPNELPANIVIIATTSQILPMKSDGLSAIKRKYERDIPTNITTIKYFEKAKDEDFTQYGSVAKNLYLLLLEDL; this is translated from the coding sequence ATGAATTTTTTCAAAAAAATATTTGGCTCTAGTGAGGCCGCTTCTGATGAAGCGAACGAAAGCGAATATGCAGGAACTTCTGCGCAGAACAGTCATTTATCCTTAGATGAGCAATTTATTTTCAATTTCAAAAAAAATGGAGGTAAATTCTTGTACTGCGAAAACATGGGAGAAGTTTCTGAGCAGTTTGAAAACATTCTAGAAGAAAACGACTGGTTCGAACAAGAAGTTTTGTGCTATGAGCCTGCTTTATTTAGCTTATTGGACGAAAATAAATTATTTTACATTGCCCCTGTTAAACCAAAATTCTTACTGGCAAGCTGTGAGAACCTTATCGCTGATGAAGGTTCTATTTTATTTTCATCAAAACAAATTAGACAAAACAAACCAAACGAATTACCTGCAAATATTGTCATTATAGCCACTACCAGCCAAATCCTTCCAATGAAAAGCGACGGATTGAGTGCTATAAAACGTAAATACGAAAGAGACATACCTACTAATATCACTACCATAAAATATTTCGAAAAAGCGAAAGACGAAGATTTTACTCAATACGGAAGTGTTGCGAAAAACCTTTATTTACTGCTTTTAGAAGACCTTTAA
- a CDS encoding phosphatidate cytidylyltransferase, which yields MNETLKRTISGAVYIALLLTSILFSTESFITLFGVFLIITIYEFSNIVNLNKVFSILFGTLVYTAIILVSHYNKQTTKFINDTFNSNISLETNIKQLDLVLLAVTIVVSIKCIIFLFYDSVQKVSTSSKYLYLLGYITLPFVFIVKISFGTNDYNPKIILGLFVLIWTNDTFAYLVGKSIGKHKLFERVSPKKTIEGFLGGVVFAAFAGFLISKLYIQPKPEFSNTSILIWTIIALIVSIFGTIGDLIESKFKRIAGIKDSGSIMPGHGGILDRLDSVIFVAPIIFLFYQILYYVS from the coding sequence ATGAACGAAACGCTGAAGAGAACCATTTCTGGTGCTGTTTATATCGCTTTATTATTAACTTCCATATTGTTTTCTACAGAAAGCTTCATTACCCTTTTTGGTGTTTTCCTGATTATCACGATATATGAATTTTCTAATATCGTAAACCTGAATAAAGTATTTTCTATTCTCTTCGGAACTTTAGTCTATACCGCAATTATTCTTGTAAGCCATTACAACAAACAGACGACAAAATTTATAAACGATACATTTAATTCTAATATCAGTTTAGAAACCAATATCAAGCAACTAGATTTAGTTCTTTTAGCCGTTACAATTGTCGTTTCTATAAAATGTATCATATTTTTATTTTATGATTCTGTACAAAAAGTAAGCACTTCTTCAAAATACTTATATCTTCTAGGATATATTACGCTTCCTTTTGTATTTATTGTAAAAATCTCTTTTGGAACAAATGATTATAATCCGAAAATTATTTTAGGCCTTTTTGTTTTGATTTGGACCAACGACACTTTTGCTTATTTGGTCGGAAAATCTATAGGAAAACACAAATTATTTGAACGTGTATCTCCTAAAAAAACAATTGAAGGCTTTCTTGGAGGTGTGGTATTTGCTGCTTTTGCTGGATTTTTGATTTCTAAACTCTATATTCAGCCTAAACCAGAATTTAGCAACACATCGATCTTAATCTGGACGATTATCGCATTAATTGTCAGCATTTTTGGAACTATCGGAGACTTAATAGAATCCAAATTTAAACGAATTGCTGGCATTAAAGATAGCGGTTCGATAATGCCTGGTCATGGAGGTATTTTAGATCGATTAGATAGTGTTATATTTGTAGCACCAATTATATTTTTATTTTATCAAATTTTATATTATGTTTCATAA
- a CDS encoding hybrid sensor histidine kinase/response regulator transcription factor — protein sequence MKIKSIFIYFTCIISFFSCQNKESVIPNNKSATNQLFEASRLKIDNQNSKSVFDHVKTLNTEYSLEQLDNTTGLSNSSINAIFQDSENLLWIGTWDGLNRYDGNSFEIFRPEINNKNSLSNQVILKIDEDNTGKIWILTLHGINRYDKKNSVFEHYYFSRENIPPLSESEFNMSLDASKKVFCAVKDWGIGYFDGTSFQLLNNQKFLKKAVKKMEFTLSGELVVLFDDNKLYAISFKNKPNEKPAISKIVLISKNIQTFGVVSKEKICTVSLTGDSNLYSFTTHENTLLPKRDIESTIGNIPEGLVVSSKTGHYIIDATGNTISNNWLKHLNKQKTTTIIKGNENILWTGTDGDGIIKMFPLEKSFNLISKSEVPELDGAIVRTFLPVDKNSFLVGTKGKGLFRFSSKFYLDPEKPIEYQNYNENNSPINNAVFSLFKGQNNLIFIGSDGEGISVFDLKKYKLINWADIIGSKNCSYFKSVYSIYQDENGFIWLGTNGYGMLRCKIERLGENLKITDFKQYLAVNNQKNTLSSNIIFSIIPKNKNQLWIGTRLGGLNLFDKNSEHFTVYKNNPNDAASLSNNDILCLQTDAENRLWIGTSFGLNLLNSSKNGSKASFKSFTVKDGLPNNTIHGIVCDKKNNLWLSTNFGLSNFNPKQLKFTNYTRNEGLQNNEFADGAFYQDVASEFIFMGGIKGFNYFRPQKIKESNAIPDLFIDKISGQNQSIPYYQGLIITPDSHTYPSIVLNHNQNFFDIKLTALTYINTEKCQYAYQLMNFDKGWNTINNRKIISFTNVPKGNYSLWVKWSNSDGVWSKPIHAIDIRVKPIFWQSNLAIIIYSLLFLAFVLFVLSYYRKRQSLTQNILFRQREKELHENRLTFFTDIAHEFQTPLTLIVGPIQKLSEVANLNERNQKYIQMIQRNSSRLLFLTQQLLEFRKAEYDYLEVTVKKFDLVNLTEQIAELFDEWALDNNIEYSLSIPPTLLGWFDKDKIEKIVFNLMSNAFKYTPVNGKINLKFCIQDTDSKKLHITITNTGKGIPKEELDSVFTQFFLADTNTKETDNNMFRTGIGLAYVKKLVSVLKGEIQVTSTLNKETTFTILLPCNKEAFSEKELDTAISPILISHHLKNILEESPIKLEDTPNKVLSLEELSDNRKVILIVEDEKDIHVLLNELLGEKYKLIIAFNGIEALKTIENVLPDIIISDVMMPYMDGVELCKRIKTNLKTCNIPFIMLTAKDSVIHRIEGIESGANSYIPKPFYPDHLLIRIQKLLEEKELISKHFKQDTLTENLPNLNLNHEEKDFIKKVIELIRDNIDNENLQSLFIEKELGISNSQLYRKTKQLFGFTPGDLIRTIRLKYAAELLRKNKLTVSEVCYQSGFNNRSYFYREFKKLYDLTPKNYQLKYKSKG from the coding sequence TTGAAAATCAAATCCATCTTTATTTATTTTACCTGTATAATATCCTTTTTTTCATGTCAAAATAAAGAGAGCGTCATTCCAAATAACAAATCTGCTACTAATCAGTTATTTGAAGCTTCTCGATTAAAAATTGATAATCAAAACTCAAAATCAGTTTTTGACCATGTAAAAACACTAAATACAGAATATTCATTAGAGCAACTAGACAATACCACAGGTTTATCTAACAGCTCTATTAATGCAATATTTCAGGATTCAGAAAACTTGCTTTGGATAGGAACCTGGGATGGCTTAAACCGTTACGATGGCAACAGTTTTGAAATTTTCAGACCAGAAATAAATAACAAAAATAGTCTGAGTAATCAGGTAATTCTAAAAATAGATGAAGATAACACTGGAAAGATCTGGATATTAACCCTACACGGAATTAACCGTTATGATAAAAAAAATAGTGTTTTTGAACATTATTATTTTTCAAGAGAAAATATTCCTCCTTTGTCTGAATCTGAATTTAATATGTCTCTTGATGCTTCTAAAAAAGTATTTTGTGCTGTAAAAGATTGGGGAATTGGTTACTTTGATGGCACTTCTTTTCAACTCTTAAACAATCAAAAGTTTTTAAAAAAAGCGGTAAAAAAAATGGAATTCACGTTGAGTGGAGAATTAGTAGTATTATTTGATGATAATAAACTCTATGCGATATCCTTTAAAAACAAACCAAACGAAAAACCTGCAATTTCTAAAATAGTATTAATTTCCAAAAACATCCAAACATTTGGAGTTGTTTCTAAAGAGAAAATATGTACCGTATCGCTTACTGGAGATAGTAATTTATATTCTTTTACAACTCATGAGAATACGCTTCTTCCTAAAAGAGACATTGAAAGTACTATTGGAAATATCCCTGAAGGGCTTGTTGTTTCAAGTAAAACTGGGCATTATATTATTGATGCTACTGGTAATACAATCAGTAATAATTGGCTAAAGCACCTGAATAAGCAAAAAACTACTACAATAATTAAAGGAAATGAAAACATTCTTTGGACAGGAACTGATGGTGACGGAATTATTAAAATGTTTCCTCTCGAGAAATCATTCAACTTAATTTCTAAATCGGAGGTTCCAGAATTAGATGGCGCAATTGTTAGAACTTTTTTGCCGGTTGATAAAAATTCCTTTTTAGTGGGCACAAAGGGAAAAGGCCTTTTCCGTTTCTCATCAAAATTTTATTTAGATCCCGAAAAACCTATTGAATATCAAAATTACAATGAAAATAATAGCCCCATTAATAATGCTGTGTTTTCATTATTTAAAGGCCAAAACAACTTAATTTTTATTGGAAGTGATGGCGAAGGAATTTCTGTTTTTGATCTTAAAAAATATAAGCTAATTAATTGGGCAGATATCATAGGCAGCAAAAACTGCAGCTACTTTAAATCTGTCTACTCAATCTATCAGGATGAAAATGGTTTTATTTGGCTAGGAACCAATGGATACGGAATGCTTCGATGCAAGATCGAAAGGTTGGGAGAAAATTTAAAAATTACTGACTTTAAACAATATCTTGCTGTTAATAATCAAAAAAATACTTTAAGCAGTAATATTATTTTTTCCATCATTCCTAAAAACAAAAATCAACTCTGGATTGGAACTCGATTAGGAGGTTTAAATTTATTTGATAAAAACTCAGAGCATTTTACAGTTTACAAAAACAATCCGAATGACGCTGCTAGTTTGTCTAATAATGATATTTTGTGCTTGCAAACCGATGCCGAAAACAGGCTTTGGATAGGCACTAGTTTTGGTCTTAATTTATTAAATTCTTCAAAAAATGGCTCAAAAGCATCTTTTAAAAGCTTTACTGTAAAAGATGGTCTTCCTAATAATACTATTCATGGTATTGTGTGTGATAAAAAAAATAATCTTTGGTTAAGTACGAATTTTGGTTTGTCTAATTTTAATCCTAAACAATTAAAATTTACTAATTATACTCGAAATGAAGGTCTTCAAAACAATGAATTTGCTGATGGTGCATTTTATCAGGACGTGGCATCTGAATTTATTTTTATGGGAGGCATTAAAGGTTTTAATTATTTTCGGCCACAAAAAATAAAAGAATCTAATGCAATTCCGGATCTTTTTATAGATAAAATTAGCGGTCAAAATCAATCAATCCCATATTATCAGGGTTTAATAATAACACCAGATTCTCATACATATCCGTCAATTGTTTTAAATCATAATCAGAACTTTTTTGATATCAAATTGACAGCTTTAACCTATATCAATACTGAAAAATGTCAATATGCCTATCAGTTAATGAATTTTGATAAAGGATGGAATACAATTAATAACCGCAAAATTATTTCTTTTACAAATGTGCCCAAAGGAAACTATTCTTTATGGGTAAAATGGTCTAATAGCGATGGCGTTTGGAGTAAACCGATTCATGCAATTGATATTCGTGTAAAGCCTATTTTTTGGCAGTCTAATCTTGCTATAATAATCTATTCCTTGCTGTTTTTGGCGTTTGTATTGTTTGTACTTAGTTACTATAGAAAACGTCAATCCTTGACTCAAAATATTCTTTTTAGACAAAGAGAAAAAGAACTACATGAAAACAGACTTACCTTTTTTACAGATATTGCGCATGAATTTCAAACACCTCTCACGCTAATCGTTGGGCCTATTCAGAAACTTTCTGAAGTGGCAAATCTTAACGAAAGGAATCAGAAATACATACAAATGATTCAACGAAATTCTTCACGTTTATTGTTCTTAACACAGCAATTACTTGAATTTAGAAAAGCAGAATACGATTATCTAGAAGTAACCGTGAAAAAATTTGATTTGGTAAATCTAACTGAACAAATTGCCGAATTGTTTGACGAATGGGCTTTAGATAATAATATTGAATACAGCCTTAGCATTCCTCCTACACTGCTAGGATGGTTTGACAAAGATAAAATTGAAAAAATAGTATTCAATCTAATGTCAAATGCTTTTAAGTATACGCCAGTAAATGGAAAAATAAATCTTAAATTTTGTATTCAGGACACCGATTCTAAAAAACTACACATAACAATAACAAACACAGGAAAAGGAATTCCAAAAGAAGAATTAGACTCAGTGTTTACCCAATTTTTCTTAGCCGATACCAATACCAAAGAAACCGATAACAATATGTTTAGAACTGGTATTGGTCTTGCCTATGTAAAAAAATTAGTAAGCGTATTAAAAGGCGAAATACAAGTTACAAGCACTCTAAATAAAGAAACTACCTTTACAATATTACTGCCTTGCAATAAAGAAGCTTTTAGTGAAAAGGAATTGGATACCGCAATAAGTCCAATTTTAATATCACATCATTTAAAAAATATTTTGGAAGAAAGCCCCATTAAATTGGAAGATACTCCAAATAAAGTTCTATCGCTAGAAGAACTTTCTGATAATCGAAAAGTAATACTAATAGTTGAAGATGAAAAAGATATTCATGTGCTTCTTAACGAATTACTGGGCGAAAAATACAAGCTTATTATAGCTTTCAATGGTATTGAGGCTTTAAAAACAATTGAAAATGTATTACCAGACATTATTATTAGCGATGTAATGATGCCATACATGGATGGTGTTGAACTTTGCAAAAGAATAAAAACCAATCTTAAAACCTGTAATATTCCCTTTATCATGCTAACCGCAAAAGATTCTGTTATACATAGAATTGAAGGAATTGAAAGCGGTGCGAATTCTTACATTCCAAAACCATTTTATCCAGATCATTTACTTATAAGGATTCAAAAGTTATTAGAAGAAAAAGAATTAATCTCAAAGCATTTTAAACAAGATACGCTAACCGAAAATCTGCCAAATCTTAATTTAAATCACGAGGAGAAAGATTTTATAAAAAAAGTTATTGAACTTATTCGTGATAATATTGATAATGAAAATCTTCAAAGTTTATTTATCGAGAAAGAACTCGGCATAAGCAATTCGCAATTATACAGAAAAACCAAACAACTTTTTGGTTTTACTCCAGGTGATTTAATTCGAACCATTCGATTAAAATATGCAGCAGAATTGTTAAGAAAAAACAAATTAACCGTTTCTGAAGTCTGCTATCAATCTGGCTTCAATAATCGCTCTTATTTTTATCGTGAATTCAAAAAATTATACGATTTAACGCCTAAAAATTATCAGCTCAAATACAAATCAAAGGGTTAA
- a CDS encoding superoxide dismutase, with product MKKNVVLFSTLASFLLLFSCKEDKLVEVVEVPLPTKEEKITIGSPNDVKADPGSFEMTKLPFNYDALAPDIRSLTLETHYSKHYLSYTNNFNKEILSTEFENMPIEDILKKMPLTNLKLRQNAGGYYNHTLYFNILSPKEQTPKDTLAGSINKEFGSFNNLTNQFKAQSEKQFGSGWVWLVVDRYGKLQITTTDNQDNPLMKNALIPGTPIMGIDLWEHAYYLDYQNRKGSYIDAFYNHINWEKVNEYYVEALKKVKKV from the coding sequence ATGAAGAAAAACGTTGTTCTTTTCAGCACTTTAGCTTCATTTTTACTATTATTTTCTTGTAAAGAAGATAAGCTGGTTGAAGTAGTTGAAGTTCCTCTTCCAACAAAAGAAGAAAAAATAACTATCGGCTCACCAAATGATGTTAAGGCCGATCCTGGTTCTTTTGAAATGACAAAATTGCCATTTAATTATGATGCACTTGCGCCAGACATTAGAAGCTTAACTTTAGAAACACATTATTCTAAGCATTATTTGTCGTATACAAACAATTTCAATAAAGAGATTCTTTCGACTGAGTTTGAAAACATGCCTATTGAGGACATTTTAAAAAAAATGCCTCTTACCAATTTAAAACTTCGTCAGAATGCAGGCGGGTATTACAATCATACTTTGTATTTTAATATTCTTAGCCCGAAAGAACAAACTCCAAAAGATACTCTCGCTGGTTCGATAAATAAAGAATTTGGTTCTTTTAATAATCTGACGAATCAATTTAAAGCACAGTCAGAAAAGCAGTTTGGTTCTGGATGGGTTTGGCTAGTTGTGGACCGTTATGGCAAATTGCAAATCACAACAACAGACAATCAGGACAATCCATTGATGAAAAACGCTTTGATTCCAGGAACTCCAATTATGGGAATTGATCTTTGGGAACATGCTTATTATTTAGATTACCAAAACCGAAAAGGCAGTTATATTGATGCCTTTTATAATCATATAAATTGGGAAAAAGTAAACGAATATTACGTTGAAGCACTCAAAAAGGTTAAAAAAGTATAA